A single Verrucomicrobiaceae bacterium DNA region contains:
- a CDS encoding tetratricopeptide repeat protein, whose translation MSHPFALYNPALLPPEVLLSEYSARLPLLETLLGIVRSNQPGHPPQHCLLIGARGMGKTTTLWAVAHKINRDYELARQWQPVVFDEESRRVGDLADFWLEAIRQWEFATKATTDLTGPLLAQNPPDIEERAHRIFTELVARSGKRVVLLIDNLNDLLASIRDAEPLHRLRAALMQDSGIMLIGGATSHFEHVTSVDQPFYDFFRIFELKPLSLDEMRECLQSLAKSRGDADVEKALVERSGSIQALHILSGGNPRLIKTFYRLLREGLHTDIRADLEKLLDEFTPYFKAIVDALSGQQQRILDAVALAWNPVEVATLATATRLPPNHVSAQIRALMKLGILREAAGHPKKKTYLLTDRFSNIHYLMRHGRAARNRLDWFVATITTVFSEETSTKLLAQIVCSSAASGPNGIEEAKLVLESALNRIESVNERRRLISETISSAWKTPEFKSLSAWFNMDRAKQVVPEIEALGFFQHLPTEIRVNDDYEPNNPCWWVRMAEHLCDWKEWRLGEKALRKSIELDPTHIPAWHNLGNLLQDHLSRPFEAETVYHAVLRLNPGDAMAWNSIGTLYQNHFGNPSAAKAAYERSIAADPSLAASWHNLAVLLRDAFKQYDQSEVAYRRAIELEPRFAHPWNGLGVLQAVELSKPDEAEKSFRKAIEINPSMPDVWTNLGNLMIQLNRDSEAEVAYRRALEVDPTFPIPYPALSLIVLKRDREESGMFAETGLVLNPRYRFAQQVFLTLFSDIVIAWNSVIPQLIEWNMLHPHTHEAFDFTIDGLIRHAQLTKPAETLPFLSALPEPHPFESIQDALKACDDREHLHRLAPERQAVALELMRRIQEKPKKAK comes from the coding sequence ATGAGCCATCCTTTCGCCCTCTACAATCCCGCGCTGCTGCCGCCCGAGGTGCTGCTCAGCGAGTACTCCGCACGCTTGCCGCTGCTGGAGACCCTGCTCGGCATCGTCCGCAGCAACCAGCCCGGCCACCCGCCGCAGCACTGCCTACTCATCGGTGCCCGTGGCATGGGAAAGACCACCACACTCTGGGCCGTGGCGCATAAGATCAACCGCGACTACGAACTCGCTCGCCAGTGGCAGCCCGTCGTCTTTGACGAGGAAAGCCGCCGTGTGGGTGACCTCGCCGACTTTTGGCTGGAGGCCATCCGCCAGTGGGAATTCGCCACCAAGGCCACCACCGACCTTACCGGCCCTCTTTTGGCCCAAAACCCGCCCGACATTGAAGAACGCGCCCACCGCATCTTCACCGAACTCGTCGCCCGCAGCGGCAAACGCGTTGTTTTACTGATCGACAACCTCAACGACCTCCTCGCCTCCATCCGCGATGCCGAGCCGCTCCATCGTCTCCGCGCTGCCCTCATGCAGGACAGCGGCATCATGCTCATCGGCGGAGCCACCAGCCACTTCGAGCACGTCACCTCCGTCGATCAGCCGTTTTATGACTTCTTCCGCATCTTCGAGCTAAAACCGCTCAGCCTCGATGAAATGCGCGAGTGCCTGCAAAGCCTCGCCAAGTCCCGTGGCGATGCCGATGTGGAAAAAGCCCTCGTCGAGCGCAGCGGCAGCATCCAGGCCCTGCACATCCTCTCGGGCGGAAATCCGCGCCTCATCAAAACTTTCTACCGCCTCCTCCGCGAAGGCCTGCACACCGACATCCGTGCCGACCTGGAAAAGCTCCTCGACGAGTTCACGCCCTACTTCAAAGCCATCGTCGATGCCCTCTCCGGCCAGCAGCAGCGCATCCTCGATGCCGTCGCCCTCGCATGGAATCCCGTCGAGGTCGCCACCCTCGCCACCGCCACGCGTCTCCCTCCGAATCACGTCAGCGCCCAGATCCGTGCCCTCATGAAGCTCGGCATCCTCCGCGAAGCCGCCGGCCACCCCAAAAAAAAGACCTACCTCCTCACCGACCGCTTCTCGAACATCCACTACCTCATGCGCCACGGCCGCGCCGCCCGGAACCGCCTCGACTGGTTCGTCGCCACCATCACAACAGTGTTCTCGGAAGAAACCTCCACAAAGTTGTTGGCGCAGATCGTCTGTAGTAGTGCGGCATCAGGACCAAACGGCATAGAGGAAGCCAAATTGGTTCTGGAAAGTGCTCTAAATCGGATTGAGTCGGTAAACGAGAGGCGACGCTTAATAAGCGAAACGATCTCTTCAGCTTGGAAGACTCCGGAATTCAAGTCGCTGAGTGCTTGGTTTAATATGGATAGGGCTAAACAGGTTGTTCCCGAGATCGAAGCTTTGGGATTTTTTCAGCATCTGCCAACAGAGATACGTGTAAATGATGATTATGAACCCAACAATCCATGCTGGTGGGTGCGTATGGCTGAACATCTTTGTGATTGGAAGGAGTGGAGGCTGGGAGAAAAAGCTCTCAGGAAGTCGATCGAACTCGACCCAACTCACATACCTGCTTGGCATAATTTAGGGAACCTGCTCCAAGACCATTTGAGCAGGCCTTTCGAGGCTGAAACTGTGTATCATGCTGTTCTGCGGTTAAATCCAGGCGACGCAATGGCATGGAATAGCATTGGCACGCTATACCAAAACCATTTTGGCAATCCCTCTGCAGCAAAGGCTGCTTATGAAAGATCAATCGCAGCAGACCCGTCATTAGCGGCGAGTTGGCACAACCTAGCTGTGCTACTGCGAGACGCATTCAAACAGTATGATCAATCAGAGGTTGCTTATCGTCGCGCTATCGAGCTAGAACCCAGATTCGCCCATCCATGGAATGGCTTGGGTGTACTGCAAGCCGTCGAGCTATCCAAGCCCGACGAGGCTGAGAAGTCCTTCCGTAAGGCCATTGAGATCAATCCGTCTATGCCTGATGTATGGACAAATTTGGGCAACTTAATGATCCAGCTCAACCGTGATTCAGAAGCCGAGGTAGCATATCGCCGTGCCTTGGAAGTTGATCCAACCTTTCCAATCCCTTACCCAGCACTCTCCTTGATTGTTCTAAAGAGAGATCGGGAGGAGTCTGGAATGTTTGCAGAAACAGGGTTGGTCCTAAATCCACGTTACCGCTTTGCGCAGCAGGTCTTTCTAACGCTCTTCTCCGATATCGTTATCGCTTGGAACTCAGTTATCCCCCAACTGATTGAATGGAATATGCTTCATCCTCATACTCATGAGGCATTCGATTTCACCATCGACGGCCTTATCCGCCATGCGCAGCTCACGAAGCCTGCCGAAACACTTCCTTTCCTCTCCGCACTTCCCGAGCCGCACCCCTTCGAGTCCATCCAGGACGCTCTGAAAGCCTGCGATGACCGCGAGCACCTCCACCGTCTCGCTCCCGAGCGGCAGGCCGTGGCGCTGGAGCTGATGCGGCGGATTCAGGAGAAGCCGAAAAAGGCGAAATGA
- a CDS encoding ATP-binding protein produces MSQIDLRIGPPATGKNFYKRPALIAKLLRALRRGNVAFLGPRRTGKTSCLEEIKANPGGFLPILLNLERCSSVEGWLEAMLDGLRKALEKPEHQLDWVKGHAAAFLGRLTKITLPAVGGIELKDRRSSAPPWQKTADAFLQLLADTDAPVLFLLDEFPTFLKLVAQKKRPHGGRSRLELVPRRPA; encoded by the coding sequence ATGAGCCAGATCGACCTCCGCATCGGCCCGCCAGCGACGGGCAAGAACTTCTACAAACGCCCCGCACTCATCGCTAAGCTCCTGCGTGCCCTGCGCCGGGGAAACGTCGCCTTCCTAGGGCCTCGGCGGACGGGTAAGACCTCCTGTCTGGAGGAGATCAAGGCCAACCCTGGCGGCTTCCTGCCCATCCTGCTGAATTTGGAACGCTGCTCCAGTGTGGAAGGCTGGCTGGAGGCCATGCTCGATGGCCTGCGCAAGGCTTTGGAGAAGCCCGAGCACCAGCTCGATTGGGTCAAAGGGCATGCCGCCGCATTTTTGGGACGCTTGACGAAGATCACTCTACCAGCCGTCGGCGGCATCGAGCTCAAAGACCGCCGTTCTTCAGCACCACCCTGGCAAAAGACAGCCGACGCCTTTCTCCAACTCCTTGCTGACACGGATGCGCCCGTTCTGTTCCTTCTGGACGAGTTCCCCACCTTCCTGAAGCTCGTCGCACAAAAAAAGCGACCGCACGGAGGTCGAAGCCGTCTTGAATTGGTTCCGCGCCGCCCGGCATGA